A genomic region of Elaeis guineensis isolate ETL-2024a chromosome 9, EG11, whole genome shotgun sequence contains the following coding sequences:
- the LOC105052064 gene encoding digalactosyldiacylglycerol synthase 1, chloroplastic, protein MINLGMEPPPPASSSGTAEKAFSFLSKGWQEVRDSAGADLQLMRARANSFKNLADRELENFLHSASAFSAPPRPPVEGSIAELEFVKRIQPKLSEIRRAYSSPEFSRKVLEKWSPKSTIRIDLSRIRNAIVAEVDEVGAVLDLSKDGVRGRRRRVRWKGEEKEKEWEPIRLLKKRLKELERKSQSGDIFGNFKSSEFVEKVKLSLKSICKEPQESKEIPPLDLPELLAYLVKQSGPLFDQLGIRRDICNKIVEALCSRHKDQLLCHSLSEKEASLLGNGNITDELDLRIASVLESTGHHYDSGFWTDPIKCDIAEKKHHVAIVTTASLPWMTGTAVNPLFRAAYLAKSARQDVTLVVPWICKSDQELVYPNGMTFSSPEEQEAFIRNWVEERVGFKADFKISFYPGKFSKERRSIIPAGDTTQFIPSREADIAILEEPEHLNWYHHGKRWTDKFNHVVGVVHTNYLEYIKREKNGAIQAFLVKHINNWVTRAYCHKVLRLSAATQDLPKSVICNVHGVNPKFLKIGEKMAAERERGDLAFSKGAYFLGKMVWAKGYRELIDLLAKHRNELEGFKLDVYGNGEDSHEVQSAAQKLDLNLNFLKGRDHADDSLHGYKVFINPSVSDVLCTATAEALAMGKFVICADHPSNDFFRAFPNCLTYKTSEDFVARVKEAMANEPQPLTPEQRYNLSWEAATQRFMEYSELDRVLSSNNDEPNGDKSSNIKAVKKSISMPDLSDVMDGGLAFAHYCLTGNEILRLSTGAIPGTRDYDKQHCMDLHLLPPQVQNPVYGW, encoded by the exons ATGATCAATCTCGGCATGGAGCCACCGCCGCCGGCTTCGAGCTCCGGCACGGCTGAGAAGGCCTTCTCGTTCCTCTCCAAGGGGTGGCAGGAGGTGCGGGACTCTGCGGGCGCCGACCTCCAGCTGATGCGGGCCAGGGCCAATTCGTTCAAGAACCTCGCCGACCGCGAGCTGGAGAACTTCCTCCACTCGGCGTCGGCGTTCTCGGCGCCGCCGCGGCCACCGGTGGAGGGGTCGATCGCGGAGCTCGAGTTCGTGAAGCGGATCCAGCCGAAGCTATCGGAGATCCGGCGGGCGTACTCGTCGCCCGAGTTCAGCCGGAAGGTGCTGGAGAAGTGGAGCCCCAAGTCGACAATCCGGATCGATCTATCCAGGATTAGGAATGCCATCGTAGCGGAGGTGGATGAGGTGGGAGCGGTTCTGGATCTCAGCAAGGATGGGGTCCGGGGCCGGAGGAGGAGGGTCCGGTGGAaaggagaggagaaggagaaggagtggGAGCCGATTCGGTTGTTGAAGAAAAGACTGAAGGAGCTTGAGAGGAAGAGCCAATCAGGCGATATCTTTGGGAATTTCAAGAGCAGCGAGTTCGTGGAGAAAGTGAAATTGAGCCTG AAATCGATTTGCAAGGAGCCTCAAGAATCAAAG GAAATTCCACCACTGGATCTACCTGAACTTTTGGCATATCTGGTTAAGCAATCTGGGCCATTGTTTGATCAACTTGGTATAAGACGAG ATATATGCAATAAAATAGTCGAGGCTTTGTGCAGCCGACACAAAGACCAGCTCCTATGTCATTCTCTTTCTGAGAAGGAAGCATCCTTACTTGGGAACGGGAACATCACTGATGAACTTGATCTGAGAATAGCCAGTGTGCTCGAAAGCACAGGGCATCACTATGACAGTGGTTTTTGGACAGACCCAATTAAGTGTGACATTGCAGAAAAGAAGCATCATGTTGCAATTGTGACAACTGCCAGTCTCCCATGGATGACCGGAACTGCTGTGAATCCACTGTTTCGAGCTGCATATTTGGCTAAATCTGCAAGGCAGGATGTTACATTGGTGGTCCCCTGGATTTGCAAGTCTGACCAGGAACTGGTTTATCCTAACGGTATGACTTTTAGTTCTCCAGAAGAGCAGGAGGCTTTCATACGAAATTGGGTGGAAGAAAGAGTTGGTTTTAAAGCAGATTTCAAGATCTCTTTTTATCCAGGAAAG TTCTCAAAAGAGAGGCGCAGCATCATACCTGCCGGGGACACTACACAATTTATTCCTTCCAGGGAAGCTGATATTGCAATACTGGAAGAGCCAGAGCACCTAAATTGGTACCATCATGGAAAGCGTTGGACAGATAAGTTTAATCATGTTGTTGGTGTTGTTCACACAAATTACCTAGAGTACATCAAAAGGGAGAAGAACGGAGCTATCCAAGCTTTCCTAGTCAAACATATTAACAACTGGGTCACGAGAGCATACTGCCACAAG GTTTTGCGTCTTTCTGCTGCAACGCAGGATCTACCCAAGTCTGTTATCTGCAATGTTCATGGTGTGAATCCCAAATTTcttaaaattggagaaaaaatggCAGCTGAAAGGGAGCGGGGAGATCTTGCATTCTCAAAAGGAGCATATTTTCTAGGAAAGATGGTATGGGCGAAAGGTTATAGGGAACTGATTGACTTGTTAGCAAAGCACCGGAATGAATTAGAAGGTTTCAAGTTAGATGTGTATGGAAATGGAGAGGACTCACACGAAGTTCAGTCTGCTGCTCAGAAGTTGGACCTGAATCTCAACTTCCTTAAAGGAAGGGATCACGCAGATGATTCACTACATGG GTACAAGGTTTTTATAAATCCTAGTGTCAGTGATGTCCTTTGCACGGCCACAGCTGAGGCTCTGGCAATGGGGAAGTTTGTTATTTGCGCAGATCACCCATCAAATGATTTTTTCAGGGCATTCCCAAACTGCTTAACTTACAAGACATCAGAGGACTTTGTTGCTCGAGTGAAAGAGGCAATGGCCAATGAACCCCAACCCCTCACTCCTGAGCAGAGGTATAACCTGTCATGGGAGGCTGCAACCCAGAGATTCATGGAATACTCTGAGCTTGATCGAGTGTTGAGTAGTAACAATGATGAGCCAAATGGAGACAAATCCAGCAATATCAAGGCTGTTAAGAAATCTATTTCCATGCCAGATTTGTCAGATGTCATGGATGGGGGATTGGCGTTTGCTCATTATTGTCTCACAGGAAATGAGATACTGAGGTTATCTACAGGAGCTATACCAGGTACACGTGATTATGATAAGCAACATTGCATGGATCTGCACCTCTTGCCACCTCAGGTACAGAATCCTGTATATGGCTGGTAA